The proteins below come from a single Spirochaetota bacterium genomic window:
- the hemC gene encoding hydroxymethylbilane synthase: MATIRIGTRGSKLALVQSDHVRDVLTRSHPEHDFELVTIKTTGDKILDAPLSKIGDKGLFTKEIEKELIDGAIDLAVHSMKDMPTALPEGLRIGAVTKRLDPCDVFISRDGKKLRDLGDSDTVATGSLRRKAQLLAFNPGLHIVDIRGNVQSRLKKMRENPALSGIILAHAGLARLNMTDIISETIPEDMIISAVGQAALAIEIRSGDRRAEEIITSLNDPESEMAIGCERAFLSALGGGCQVPIAGLARLAGNELVLRGMVASLDGREIYQGTLSGSASDHDEIGRSLARKLLDEGARKILEQIYGRPL; encoded by the coding sequence ATGGCGACAATTCGGATCGGGACGCGGGGAAGCAAGCTTGCCCTGGTGCAGAGCGACCATGTCCGCGACGTTCTGACGCGAAGCCATCCGGAGCATGATTTTGAGCTGGTGACGATCAAAACGACCGGTGACAAGATCCTTGACGCGCCACTGTCTAAAATCGGGGACAAGGGCCTTTTCACCAAGGAAATAGAAAAAGAGCTCATTGACGGCGCCATTGACCTTGCCGTCCATTCGATGAAGGATATGCCCACGGCGCTTCCGGAGGGACTCAGGATCGGCGCCGTTACAAAAAGGCTCGATCCCTGCGACGTGTTCATATCCAGGGACGGCAAAAAGCTCAGGGATCTCGGTGATTCCGACACCGTGGCAACCGGCAGTCTCCGGCGTAAGGCGCAGCTCCTTGCCTTCAACCCGGGTCTACACATAGTCGATATTCGCGGGAATGTTCAGTCGCGTCTTAAGAAGATGAGGGAAAATCCGGCCCTGTCCGGGATAATCCTTGCCCATGCGGGGCTGGCCAGGCTCAACATGACGGATATCATCAGCGAAACGATACCGGAAGACATGATAATATCGGCAGTTGGTCAAGCCGCCCTTGCCATAGAGATACGCAGCGGCGACCGCCGCGCCGAAGAGATAATCACCTCCCTCAATGATCCTGAAAGCGAGATGGCCATTGGCTGCGAAAGGGCTTTTCTATCCGCCCTGGGAGGCGGATGCCAGGTCCCCATAGCGGGCCTGGCGAGGCTGGCAGGAAATGAGCTTGTTCTCAGGGGCATGGTGGCTTCATTGGACGGAAGGGAAATCTACCAGGGGACCCTGTCGGGGTCGGCGTCGGATCATGATGAAATCGGCAGGTCCCTGGCGCGGAAGCTCCTTGATGAGGGCGCAAGAAAAATCCTTGAACAAATTTACGGCCGCCCGCTGTAA
- the hemB gene encoding porphobilinogen synthase: MTEKQRPRRNRASYLIRDLVAETVVDRRKLIMPHFVLEGKNIREPIASMPGISRVSIDNLLKDIESDHKTGIEKILLFGIPDKKDEEGSGAYDRNGIVQKALREIKKHLPGIMVISDVCLCEYTSHGHCGMVDGGNILNDSTLEILSRVALSHAESGSDMIAPSDMMDGRVRAIRASLDAGGFDDMPIMAYSAKYSSAFYGPFREAAGSAPQFGDRSSYQMDCRNGLEAEREVLLDIAEGADIVMVKPALAYLDVIYRTRRLVNVPLCAYNVSGEYSMVKTMARLGYGDEVRLTREIMTSIFRAGADMIISYHTRDIFKNSWF; this comes from the coding sequence ATGACAGAAAAACAGCGGCCCAGGAGAAACAGGGCGTCATATTTGATCAGGGACCTTGTCGCGGAAACCGTGGTTGACCGACGCAAGCTCATTATGCCTCATTTTGTCCTTGAAGGGAAGAACATCAGGGAGCCCATAGCATCCATGCCAGGCATCAGCAGGGTTTCCATAGACAACCTGCTCAAAGATATTGAATCCGACCACAAGACAGGAATTGAGAAGATACTTCTTTTCGGGATACCTGACAAAAAAGACGAAGAGGGGAGCGGCGCCTATGACCGCAACGGCATCGTCCAGAAGGCCCTCCGGGAGATAAAAAAGCATCTGCCTGGCATAATGGTCATATCCGATGTGTGCCTCTGCGAGTACACCAGCCATGGCCACTGTGGCATGGTCGACGGCGGCAACATTTTGAACGATTCGACACTGGAGATACTCTCCCGGGTCGCCCTTTCCCATGCCGAATCGGGATCCGACATGATAGCGCCATCGGATATGATGGACGGCCGGGTCCGCGCCATACGTGCATCCCTTGACGCGGGCGGCTTTGACGACATGCCCATCATGGCCTATTCGGCCAAGTATTCATCGGCATTTTACGGTCCCTTCCGCGAAGCGGCAGGCAGCGCTCCCCAGTTCGGCGACCGGAGCAGCTACCAGATGGACTGCCGCAACGGCCTCGAAGCCGAGAGGGAGGTTCTTCTCGACATCGCCGAAGGGGCGGATATCGTCATGGTGAAGCCGGCCCTTGCTTATCTTGACGTCATATACCGCACCCGCCGCCTGGTCAATGTGCCTCTCTGCGCCTATAACGTGAGCGGGGAGTACTCGATGGTGAAGACAATGGCCAGGCTCGGCTACGGCGACGAGGTTCGCCTCACCAGGGAGATCATGACTTCGATATTCAGGGCCGGGGCGGACATGATAATATCCTATCATACGCGGGACATATTCAAGAACAGCTGGTTTTAG
- the hemL gene encoding glutamate-1-semialdehyde 2,1-aminomutase, with product MNIEKSQKLQNKAARLLPGGVDSPVRAFKSVGGEPLFMKKGEGCRMTDEDDNVFIDYCMSWGPLILGHAEPSVINAIRKTAKSGTSFGTSNKYEVQLAQLITKRFKSIDMVRFVNSGTEAVMSAIRLARGYTGKEKIVKFDGCYHGHVDQMLVAAGSGLATLGSPDSAGVTAGSAKDTIVVPFNDIDSVSKVFEAESGAIAAIILEPVPCNYGLIMPRSNFLREIRELCDHYKVLLIFDEVITGFRLAPGGAQEYFGVKADITTLGKIIGGGLPVGAYGSSKKIMAHVSPLGPVYQAGTLSGNPLAMTAGIQTLKKLEKINAYDDLKRKSETFNDLLRPSMEKYAGKVLFSRIESIFAFNFTSEKKIETLAQVKASDMKAFARFHKEMLNRGIYLAPSGYEVGFLSTAHGDDDLKKTAMAVEESLAAIF from the coding sequence ATGAACATTGAAAAATCTCAAAAGCTCCAGAACAAGGCGGCGCGCTTACTGCCCGGCGGCGTGGATTCTCCGGTGCGTGCCTTCAAGTCCGTGGGCGGCGAACCGCTCTTCATGAAAAAGGGTGAAGGGTGCCGCATGACCGACGAGGACGATAATGTCTTCATCGACTACTGCATGTCCTGGGGTCCCCTGATCCTCGGTCACGCCGAACCTTCCGTGATCAACGCGATCCGGAAGACTGCCAAAAGCGGCACCAGCTTCGGCACGTCCAATAAATACGAAGTCCAGCTGGCGCAGCTCATCACGAAGCGCTTTAAGTCAATCGACATGGTCCGTTTCGTCAACTCCGGCACCGAAGCTGTCATGAGCGCGATACGGCTCGCCAGGGGCTATACCGGAAAGGAAAAGATCGTCAAGTTTGACGGATGTTATCACGGCCACGTGGACCAGATGCTTGTAGCCGCCGGATCGGGCCTGGCCACGCTGGGAAGTCCTGATTCTGCGGGCGTCACCGCCGGGTCGGCCAAAGACACGATCGTCGTGCCCTTCAATGACATTGATTCTGTCAGTAAGGTCTTTGAGGCGGAATCGGGCGCCATCGCAGCCATTATCCTGGAGCCGGTTCCGTGCAACTACGGCCTTATAATGCCCCGGAGCAATTTCCTCCGGGAGATACGGGAACTATGCGACCATTATAAAGTCCTTCTGATATTCGACGAGGTAATCACCGGCTTCCGCCTCGCGCCCGGAGGCGCCCAGGAATATTTCGGCGTTAAGGCGGATATCACGACCCTGGGGAAAATAATTGGCGGCGGGCTTCCCGTTGGCGCTTATGGGTCTTCAAAGAAAATCATGGCCCATGTTTCCCCCCTGGGTCCCGTTTACCAGGCCGGGACCCTGTCTGGCAATCCCCTTGCCATGACGGCCGGCATCCAGACACTGAAGAAACTCGAAAAGATCAATGCCTATGACGATTTGAAGCGCAAGAGCGAAACGTTTAACGATCTCTTAAGGCCTTCAATGGAAAAATATGCCGGCAAGGTTCTGTTCAGCAGAATAGAATCGATTTTCGCATTCAATTTTACATCGGAGAAAAAGATTGAGACCCTCGCGCAGGTCAAGGCAAGCGACATGAAGGCCTTCGCGCGCTTTCATAAGGAAATGCTTAACAGGGGAATATATCTCGCGCCATCCGGATACGAGGTGGGATTCCTATCCACCGCCCATGGCGATGACGATCTCAAAAAGACCGCTATGGCCGTTGAAGAAAGCCTTGCGGCCATATTCTGA
- a CDS encoding glutamyl-tRNA reductase — translation MNKRDEISEILMLGLSHKTAPLEIREKFTFENETLKNFHERAKKAGIDEMVYLATCNRVEIYYSAHEIHRSSEKLTALLEEFTGLSQENFEQYIYKKYSRDVVTHLLAVASSLDSMVIGENEILGQIKQAYRDSVLHKNSGILLNRLFHQSFNTAKKVRTCTGISQNPLSIAYIAVELALKKFDGDLSNRNALLIGAGEMGELILKYLTKNNIKDITIANRSFHNAETIVERINKKAHIISLGDIASAAEQVDIIITSVTCHDYLLTYKLIESIIGKRGGQHLFIIDIAVPRNVDPDVASIHNVTIYNIDDLKVIADENLKNRIKEVEAAMEIVNSDANDLIDWYEGLEMVPMIVHMQESFDKIREAEVTKYRRRQLKHLSEEEMQHIDDLTRQIISKILHNPIMAIKQNKAQHLNGYHDKEDIKQKIKIIEELFKI, via the coding sequence ATGAATAAAAGAGATGAAATATCCGAGATATTGATGCTGGGCCTGAGCCATAAGACCGCCCCTCTGGAAATCCGCGAGAAGTTCACTTTTGAGAATGAGACTCTCAAAAATTTCCATGAGCGGGCGAAGAAAGCCGGCATCGACGAGATGGTCTATCTTGCCACCTGCAATCGGGTCGAGATATATTACTCGGCCCATGAGATCCACCGCTCCAGCGAGAAACTGACGGCGCTCCTGGAAGAATTTACCGGTCTTTCCCAGGAAAACTTCGAACAGTACATTTACAAAAAATATTCCCGAGACGTAGTGACGCATCTGCTGGCCGTCGCCTCGTCACTTGATTCAATGGTAATCGGCGAAAACGAGATCCTGGGCCAGATCAAGCAGGCATACCGCGATTCGGTGCTGCACAAAAACAGCGGCATACTGCTGAACCGACTGTTTCACCAATCCTTTAACACGGCCAAAAAGGTACGCACCTGCACCGGCATTTCCCAGAATCCCCTTTCCATCGCCTATATCGCGGTGGAGCTTGCCCTCAAGAAATTCGACGGCGATCTGTCGAATCGCAACGCCCTTCTCATAGGCGCAGGCGAAATGGGCGAGCTCATACTGAAATATCTTACAAAAAACAACATTAAGGACATAACCATCGCCAACCGCTCATTTCATAACGCCGAAACAATCGTTGAGCGCATCAATAAAAAGGCCCATATCATTTCCCTAGGCGATATTGCCTCCGCGGCCGAGCAGGTTGACATCATCATAACTTCTGTAACCTGTCACGACTATTTGCTTACATATAAATTGATAGAATCTATTATCGGCAAGCGAGGCGGACAACACCTGTTCATCATCGATATCGCCGTGCCGCGCAATGTCGATCCGGACGTTGCCTCAATACACAATGTGACCATTTATAATATCGATGATTTAAAGGTCATTGCCGATGAGAACCTGAAAAACAGGATTAAGGAAGTGGAAGCAGCCATGGAAATCGTCAATTCAGACGCCAACGATCTCATTGACTGGTACGAAGGCCTTGAGATGGTCCCCATGATCGTTCACATGCAGGAAAGTTTCGACAAGATCCGTGAAGCGGAAGTGACTAAATATCGCAGGCGTCAGCTGAAGCACCTCTCGGAGGAGGAGATGCAGCATATCGATGACCTTACCAGGCAGATAATATCCAAGATTCTCCATAACCCGATCATGGCGATCAAGCAAAACAAGGCCCAGCACCTTAATGGCTATCATGACAAAGAGGACATCAAGCAAAAAATCAAGATCATTGAGGAACTGTTTAAGATATGA
- the ahbD gene encoding heme b synthase: MDHVPRLIFWELTKECNLNCIHCRAEAENIRYEGELIFSEVAAVIDDIAAHYRPILVLTGGEPLYREDIFTIARYASDKGLKTALASNGTLIDDDTALSIREAGIGRVSISLDGSNAASHDGFRGIPGSFERALAGIDRLRFAGVEFQINTTISRRNVDEIEDIMKLAEKTGAKALHIFMLVPVGCGVEIAETEMISKEKYESVLNWFYDKSKETRLELKATCAPHYYRIIRQRAKEEGRKLTFETDGMAAVTRGCLAGTGVCFISHRGDVQPCGYLPIAVGNVREKPFHEIWDSAPVFLSLRELDNLTGKCGLCEYKTFCAGCRARAYHEKGDYLADEPYCAYVPARSRC, from the coding sequence ATGGACCATGTCCCGAGGCTCATTTTCTGGGAATTGACCAAGGAATGCAACCTTAACTGCATTCACTGCAGGGCTGAAGCCGAGAATATCCGATACGAAGGCGAACTGATCTTCAGCGAGGTGGCCGCCGTGATCGACGACATAGCTGCCCACTACAGGCCGATCCTGGTCCTCACCGGCGGCGAGCCCCTGTACCGCGAAGACATTTTCACCATTGCTCGATACGCCTCCGACAAGGGCCTTAAGACCGCTCTTGCCAGCAATGGCACGCTTATCGATGATGATACGGCACTCAGCATCAGGGAAGCGGGAATAGGGCGGGTGAGCATTTCCCTTGACGGCAGCAACGCCGCTTCCCACGACGGGTTCCGCGGAATACCCGGTTCCTTCGAGCGGGCCCTTGCCGGTATCGACCGTCTCCGTTTCGCCGGGGTCGAGTTCCAGATAAACACGACCATATCTCGAAGGAACGTCGATGAAATAGAGGATATCATGAAGCTGGCCGAGAAGACCGGTGCAAAGGCGCTCCATATCTTCATGCTGGTGCCAGTAGGATGCGGCGTCGAGATCGCCGAGACGGAGATGATCTCCAAGGAAAAATACGAAAGCGTGCTTAACTGGTTTTATGATAAATCGAAGGAGACAAGGCTCGAGCTCAAGGCCACCTGCGCGCCCCATTATTACCGGATCATACGGCAGAGGGCGAAGGAGGAAGGGAGGAAGCTCACCTTCGAGACGGACGGCATGGCAGCGGTTACAAGGGGCTGTCTCGCCGGCACTGGCGTTTGCTTCATCTCGCACCGGGGGGATGTTCAGCCCTGCGGATACCTGCCGATCGCAGTGGGCAATGTCAGGGAAAAGCCGTTCCATGAGATTTGGGATTCGGCCCCCGTATTCCTCTCCCTCAGGGAACTGGACAATCTTACCGGTAAATGCGGACTCTGCGAGTATAAGACATTCTGCGCCGGCTGCAGGGCCAGGGCCTATCATGAAAAAGGCGATTATCTGGCAGACGAACCCTATTGCGCTTATGTCCCGGCGCGGTCGAGGTGTTGA
- a CDS encoding Lrp/AsnC family transcriptional regulator, which yields MDFTPIETAVMNRIQKDFPLVSDPLSALAEELSIPMDQFLATVKDLKKRGVVRNIAGIFNADRLGFVTTLVALRVDEKDLPMAAEVINGHPGVSHNYQRDHHYNIWFTLAAESEASLDRTVQVLASQSGAKDHIILRNEKLLKIGLLLSIGDEIQPGHGTAGAKSDERSNATIALSDDDKESIRLLQKDLPIAKDPFAILINDSNSPITQESFMACFQRLKRDGILRRYAAVLRHREAGYRSNAMTVWKPGDGSDIERIVKIFHDSHLISHLYLRTLYPGKWEYPLFAMIHARSDDQLRNMIEELSEKSGIDDYQVLYSLKEFKKERVVYFSPRFKEWERQAGL from the coding sequence ATGGATTTCACGCCCATTGAAACCGCGGTGATGAACAGGATACAGAAGGATTTTCCCCTGGTTTCCGATCCGCTGTCCGCCCTGGCCGAGGAATTATCGATCCCCATGGATCAATTTCTCGCTACGGTAAAGGACCTGAAAAAACGTGGCGTTGTCAGGAACATAGCCGGAATATTCAACGCCGATCGACTCGGGTTCGTGACCACCCTGGTCGCCCTCAGGGTTGATGAAAAGGACCTTCCAATGGCCGCGGAAGTAATAAACGGGCATCCCGGAGTCAGCCACAATTATCAGAGGGATCATCATTACAACATCTGGTTCACCCTGGCCGCCGAATCCGAAGCTTCCCTCGATCGTACAGTCCAGGTCCTGGCCAGTCAATCCGGAGCAAAAGATCATATCATACTTCGCAACGAGAAGCTATTGAAGATAGGCCTGCTCCTGTCCATAGGCGACGAGATACAGCCGGGCCATGGAACAGCCGGGGCTAAAAGCGATGAGCGCTCCAATGCGACAATCGCCTTATCCGATGATGACAAGGAATCGATACGGTTGCTGCAGAAAGACCTTCCCATTGCCAAGGATCCTTTCGCAATCCTGATCAATGACAGCAATAGCCCCATCACCCAGGAGTCGTTCATGGCATGCTTTCAACGCTTGAAACGGGACGGCATTTTGAGGAGATACGCGGCGGTTCTCCGACATCGTGAAGCAGGATACCGTTCCAACGCCATGACGGTCTGGAAGCCAGGCGACGGCTCGGATATCGAGCGAATCGTCAAGATATTCCATGATTCGCACCTTATATCTCATCTCTATCTGCGGACGCTTTATCCAGGAAAATGGGAATACCCGTTATTTGCCATGATACACGCCCGTTCAGATGATCAGCTCAGGAACATGATCGAAGAATTATCGGAAAAATCCGGTATCGATGATTATCAGGTCCTATATTCGCTGAAGGAATTCAAGAAAGAGCGTGTTGTATATTTTTCGCCGCGCTTCAAGGAATGGGAAAGACAGGCAGGCCTATGA
- a CDS encoding radical SAM protein produces MIDIGKLYCGGRSTGDSLRYGTEAGPDCHGNRPHDPVKLAGERRPIVVWSTTRTCNLNCVHCYTDSCNMKYDGELSTDEGKSLINDLAAFAIPSLLFSGGEPLMRKDIFTLIEHAAGKNIRPVISTNGTLIDRQTAQNIKNAGVVYVGISLDGMEEINDRFRGMKGAFSRAMKGFENCTAVGQRVGLRLTLTRRNFADLDRIFDFIEKEGINRACFYHLVYSGRGGDLFKDDLTHEESRSAMDTIMARTDDFFKRGLDINILTVDNHVDGVYLYLKLRETGNARAEEVYRLLAWNGGGAHSTGVGIANIDFFGNVHPDQFWQDYTFGNVRERNFGDIWMDESDQLMKGLKHKADHIRGRCRLCKYRDLCTGAMRVRAFRTYNDPWGPDPQCYLSDEEIGLDESKKNDLARSGETYPVPRELLAR; encoded by the coding sequence ATGATCGACATTGGAAAGCTATACTGCGGTGGCAGGTCCACCGGCGATTCACTCAGGTACGGCACGGAAGCCGGCCCCGATTGCCACGGCAACAGGCCCCATGATCCGGTGAAGCTCGCCGGCGAGAGAAGGCCCATTGTCGTGTGGAGCACCACCAGGACCTGCAACCTCAATTGCGTCCACTGCTATACCGATTCCTGCAACATGAAGTATGACGGCGAGCTTTCCACCGATGAAGGAAAATCCCTCATCAACGACCTTGCCGCTTTCGCCATACCGTCGCTCCTTTTTTCAGGCGGAGAGCCACTCATGAGGAAGGACATCTTCACCCTCATCGAGCACGCTGCGGGCAAGAACATCAGGCCGGTCATATCCACGAACGGCACACTCATCGACAGGCAGACGGCCCAGAACATCAAGAACGCCGGCGTCGTCTACGTGGGCATCAGCCTTGACGGCATGGAAGAGATCAATGACAGGTTCCGAGGAATGAAGGGTGCCTTCTCGCGGGCCATGAAAGGCTTCGAGAATTGCACTGCCGTCGGGCAACGGGTCGGGCTTCGCCTGACCCTTACCAGGCGGAACTTCGCCGACCTGGACCGTATCTTCGATTTCATCGAGAAGGAAGGAATCAACCGGGCCTGTTTTTACCATCTTGTATATTCAGGCAGGGGAGGGGACCTCTTCAAGGACGACCTTACCCATGAAGAATCCCGGTCCGCCATGGACACCATCATGGCGCGCACCGATGATTTTTTCAAACGAGGCCTTGATATCAATATACTTACCGTGGACAACCATGTCGATGGCGTATACCTGTATCTCAAGCTGAGAGAGACCGGAAATGCCCGTGCGGAGGAGGTCTATCGTCTCCTCGCGTGGAACGGCGGTGGCGCCCATTCCACCGGCGTTGGGATCGCCAATATTGACTTCTTCGGAAACGTCCACCCCGATCAGTTCTGGCAGGATTACACCTTCGGCAATGTCAGGGAACGCAATTTCGGCGACATATGGATGGATGAAAGCGATCAACTCATGAAGGGCCTCAAGCACAAGGCGGATCATATCCGGGGCAGGTGCCGTCTCTGCAAGTACCGCGACCTTTGCACCGGCGCCATGAGGGTTCGCGCCTTCAGGACCTATAACGATCCGTGGGGCCCGGACCCGCAATGTTATCTATCCGATGAAGAGATAGGCCTTGACGAATCCAAGAAAAACGATCTTGCCAGGTCCGGGGAGACCTATCCCGTCCCGAGGGAGCTTCTGGCGAGATGA
- a CDS encoding bifunctional precorrin-2 dehydrogenase/sirohydrochlorin ferrochelatase, producing the protein MKLYPVMINIEGKKAVVIGGGSVALRKVKDLLECGAFVRIIAPEIHDEIARLSESYSGRIDIVRRIYRNGDCEGSLIVFSATNDETVNRNVYEEASSKNILINAVDDPPNCSFFMPSWFNRNGLIVAVSTSGISPSMSARIRRDIERSLPVSVDEGLAALQQARLIIREDEDFSTLSSERRGTILKHIVQNDNLLGDLVNSYKNDSVKMFLLKLKTDLT; encoded by the coding sequence ATGAAACTGTACCCCGTAATGATTAACATTGAAGGGAAAAAAGCCGTCGTTATCGGAGGGGGATCCGTTGCCCTTCGTAAAGTGAAGGACCTCCTTGAATGCGGCGCCTTCGTACGGATAATAGCCCCTGAGATCCATGATGAGATCGCGCGCCTGTCTGAATCATATTCCGGGAGAATCGATATTGTCAGAAGGATATATCGTAATGGAGATTGCGAGGGATCGCTTATTGTTTTTTCAGCGACCAACGATGAAACGGTCAACCGTAATGTCTACGAGGAGGCATCGTCAAAAAATATTCTTATCAATGCCGTGGATGATCCGCCCAACTGCTCATTTTTCATGCCATCCTGGTTCAACAGGAACGGATTGATCGTTGCCGTATCCACCAGCGGCATATCGCCTTCTATGTCGGCTCGCATACGACGTGATATCGAGCGATCTCTCCCCGTTTCCGTCGACGAAGGCCTTGCCGCGCTTCAGCAGGCACGACTTATTATTCGGGAAGACGAGGATTTTTCAACTCTATCTTCCGAAAGGCGCGGCACCATTCTCAAGCACATTGTCCAGAACGACAACCTGCTCGGCGATCTGGTGAATTCCTATAAGAATGATTCAGTGAAAATGTTTCTACTGAAATTAAAAACAGATCTCACATAA
- a CDS encoding RNA-binding protein, with translation MSKQIYAGNLSYQMSDDTLRDLFQQHGEVMSVKIIRYPDSGKSKGFGFIEMANDTEADDAIQKLNGSEIQGRSIRVNVARPKKNGE, from the coding sequence ATGTCTAAACAAATCTACGCGGGTAATCTGTCATATCAGATGTCTGACGACACCCTTCGCGACCTGTTTCAGCAGCATGGCGAAGTCATGTCAGTCAAAATCATCAGATACCCTGACTCCGGCAAATCAAAGGGTTTCGGCTTCATTGAAATGGCCAATGACACGGAGGCGGATGACGCAATTCAGAAGCTGAACGGATCTGAGATCCAGGGACGCAGTATCCGTGTAAATGTTGCAAGGCCTAAAAAGAATGGAGAGTGA
- a CDS encoding glycine cleavage system protein H, which yields MKTIPDERRYDRSHGWIEMEDDFIGRCGVSEQYLATLGPIEFIDFPDIDAEVKRGEPVALLESATHYFKYLSPVSGRITEINQLLEGTPGIINTDPYGDGWLYKIDVKEPIEFDDLLPEDEYIGDMENS from the coding sequence ATGAAAACAATACCGGATGAAAGGCGATATGACCGCAGTCATGGATGGATCGAGATGGAAGATGATTTTATCGGCAGGTGCGGCGTATCAGAGCAATACCTGGCGACGCTTGGTCCGATAGAATTCATCGATTTTCCCGATATTGACGCGGAAGTAAAGAGGGGAGAACCGGTCGCATTGCTGGAGTCAGCCACGCATTATTTCAAGTACCTGTCTCCAGTATCGGGTCGCATAACTGAGATAAATCAATTATTGGAGGGAACCCCTGGTATCATCAACACCGATCCCTATGGTGACGGCTGGTTATATAAGATTGATGTCAAGGAGCCCATTGAATTCGATGATCTATTGCCCGAAGACGAATATATAGGCGACATGGAAAACTCATGA